Proteins co-encoded in one Spirosoma endbachense genomic window:
- a CDS encoding putative maltokinase encodes MVSSQPLTSSTPWTTVASDTPFWSELAQTLLPFYVNTCRWFAGKARQQTGFSVQTIHTLTLSDGDVAYLLILEATYADGIPEHYLLPLSFMTDSLVDVPDKGRIGEATLGGQLGLLIDAIYDERFRHALFTNIYTNQVIAQSDGQLVFRKGKGLEEGDENLRSSVLPVDSSNSAMTFGDKYFLKLYRKLFQETNPEVDMVAFLTDESNFNHIPAFGGSISWQQANTNPSEERSDITLGMMQRMVQNDKDSWMQTGDYLNDFLFAVPQRLFAIREDVFEKVELLGKRTGEMHCALYKPEANEAFAPEPFTDEYREFLIKRFGDLLERRYALLIDNYTKLDPQTQRLAWVFMEAREMIETFIDDFRNRPIDSLRIRIHGDYHLGQVLAAANDFVVIDFEGEPESSITDRKIKHSPLKDVAGMIRSYHYAVSAKLFNSIETDALHPEHLQRVSDRWFYLIRDTFLNSYLDVFGTPHPLFKNNNEVNFLLLVYLLEKAVYELGYEISYRPSWVKIPLRGIIDVVREIEKIRLSDGESVPNIPMLQTALLQSKSE; translated from the coding sequence ATGGTATCCTCCCAGCCTCTGACCTCCTCCACTCCCTGGACTACCGTTGCATCCGATACACCATTCTGGTCAGAACTGGCCCAAACGTTACTTCCTTTTTACGTCAATACCTGCCGTTGGTTTGCGGGTAAAGCCCGGCAGCAAACCGGCTTTTCGGTCCAGACAATACATACATTAACGCTATCCGATGGCGACGTAGCCTATCTGTTAATTCTGGAAGCAACCTATGCCGACGGCATTCCCGAACATTATCTGCTGCCGCTGTCGTTCATGACCGACTCCCTGGTTGATGTGCCCGACAAAGGCCGCATCGGTGAGGCTACTCTTGGCGGTCAATTGGGGCTTCTGATCGATGCCATCTACGACGAACGCTTCCGGCACGCTTTGTTCACCAACATCTATACCAATCAGGTGATAGCGCAATCGGATGGTCAACTGGTTTTTCGTAAAGGCAAAGGGCTGGAAGAAGGCGATGAGAACCTGCGTTCAAGCGTGCTGCCTGTCGATTCGAGTAATTCGGCGATGACCTTCGGCGATAAATATTTTCTTAAACTCTATCGTAAGCTCTTTCAGGAGACCAACCCCGAAGTCGATATGGTGGCCTTTCTGACGGACGAAAGCAACTTCAACCACATTCCGGCCTTTGGCGGAAGCATTAGCTGGCAACAAGCCAATACCAATCCATCGGAGGAACGTTCGGATATTACGCTGGGAATGATGCAGCGTATGGTCCAGAATGACAAAGACTCGTGGATGCAAACCGGCGACTACCTCAACGATTTTCTGTTTGCCGTGCCCCAACGCCTGTTTGCCATTCGGGAAGATGTTTTCGAGAAGGTTGAGTTATTAGGAAAGCGAACCGGCGAAATGCACTGTGCACTCTATAAGCCGGAGGCCAATGAAGCCTTTGCTCCTGAACCATTTACGGATGAGTATCGCGAATTTCTGATTAAACGTTTTGGCGATCTACTTGAGCGTCGATACGCGCTGCTTATCGACAACTATACGAAGCTCGATCCTCAAACGCAGCGATTGGCCTGGGTGTTTATGGAGGCCCGCGAGATGATCGAGACGTTTATTGACGATTTCCGAAACCGTCCGATCGATTCACTACGCATTCGCATTCACGGTGATTACCACCTTGGGCAAGTACTGGCAGCCGCCAATGATTTTGTAGTGATCGACTTCGAGGGAGAACCGGAAAGTAGCATTACCGACCGAAAAATCAAGCACTCCCCCCTCAAAGATGTGGCGGGTATGATCCGGTCTTATCACTACGCGGTTTCGGCCAAACTTTTTAACTCCATAGAAACCGACGCCCTCCATCCCGAACATTTACAACGTGTTTCCGATCGGTGGTTTTATCTCATCCGCGATACGTTTTTAAACTCGTATCTGGATGTTTTCGGGACTCCGCATCCATTATTCAAAAACAACAATGAGGTAAATTTCCTGTTACTGGTTTATCTCCTCGAAAAGGCTGTTTATGAATTGGGCTACGAAATTAGTTACCGCCCCTCCTGGGTTAAAATTCCGCTCAGGGGTATTATCGACGTCGTTCGTGAAATCGAGAAAATTCGCCTGAGCGATGGCGAAAGCGTGCCCAACATACCAATGCTTCAAACAGCTCTGCTACAATCGAAAAGCGAATAG
- a CDS encoding helix-turn-helix domain-containing protein has protein sequence MTNVYDFLKYQPDIYRQFACKDLLFAYYDCPQSQHRDDIFSHHSYLSFVVSGSKRIYRQGKSWTFAKGSLEFVKKGGFIQEVYLDEGFRALTCYIPDTYLQQLIRSFRQFYRGKPITNQPTEPIIELAVNETTTGFVQTLLNYFEQEIEPTGEVLEERFRELLFTLLINPDNYALVTYLNSLTDRPRISLYEVLEANYMYHLSLNEYAQIANRSLASFKREFRSLFNTTPAQWLIQKRLDYALILLRTTEKSIGDIVFDSGFENGSHFSRVFKDKFGLSPQHYRKQRIGPTERTLTA, from the coding sequence ATGACAAATGTATACGACTTCTTAAAGTACCAACCAGATATTTACAGGCAGTTCGCATGTAAAGATCTTCTGTTTGCCTACTATGATTGCCCACAGTCGCAACACCGGGATGACATATTTTCGCATCATAGCTACCTTTCATTTGTTGTCAGCGGAAGCAAACGCATTTACCGGCAGGGAAAGAGCTGGACATTTGCGAAGGGGAGCCTGGAATTTGTCAAAAAAGGTGGATTTATTCAGGAAGTGTATCTGGATGAAGGCTTCCGGGCATTGACGTGCTATATACCGGATACCTATTTACAACAGCTCATCCGAAGTTTTCGGCAATTCTACCGGGGGAAACCCATTACAAACCAGCCTACCGAGCCGATTATTGAATTGGCCGTCAATGAAACTACGACTGGCTTCGTACAAACCTTGTTAAACTACTTTGAACAGGAAATAGAACCTACTGGAGAGGTACTGGAAGAGCGGTTTCGGGAATTGTTATTTACCCTGCTTATCAATCCTGATAATTATGCCCTGGTCACCTATCTCAATAGCCTGACCGATCGCCCTCGTATATCGCTTTATGAGGTGCTTGAGGCTAATTACATGTACCATCTGTCACTCAATGAGTACGCTCAGATTGCCAATCGTAGTTTGGCCTCCTTTAAGCGTGAATTCAGAAGCCTATTCAATACAACGCCCGCTCAATGGCTCATTCAGAAGCGGCTCGATTATGCCTTGATTCTACTCAGAACAACTGAAAAAAGCATTGGTGATATTGTTTTTGACAGTGGTTTTGAAAATGGTTCACATTTCAGCCGGGTCTTCAAAGACAAATTTGGCCTTTCGCCCCAACACTATCGAAAACAACGTATAGGGCCGACGGAACGGACCCTAACCGCTTAA
- a CDS encoding helix-turn-helix domain-containing protein: protein MINVYEFLRYQPELYKQFNCKDLMFVYYYCPQTIRKVDVFTHYNILSFVIEGRKLIHRPDNTYLLEEGHCYFFKTGAYNQELYLDEGWRSMNFYIPDSYLQQLVENYPQIYDQKSEPESLFDQVNELKINDLISQLAQRMLAYFTDGQAPTEAMLEQCFRELFLAIQAEPGNQSLVGYLGKLAKRTSPSLYMIMETNFMYNLSLHEFAQLAHQSLPTFKREFKRMFNIPPAQWLLQKRLSHAGILLRTTEKSISDIVRESGFESGSHFSRVFKNQFGESPLQYRKQLSFS, encoded by the coding sequence ATGATAAATGTGTATGAATTTTTGCGCTACCAGCCAGAGCTTTACAAACAGTTTAACTGTAAAGATTTGATGTTTGTATACTACTACTGTCCGCAGACCATTCGGAAGGTGGATGTGTTTACGCATTACAATATTCTCTCCTTTGTTATAGAAGGCAGAAAGTTGATTCATCGACCTGATAATACTTACTTATTGGAGGAGGGACATTGCTATTTTTTCAAAACAGGAGCCTATAATCAGGAGCTTTATCTGGATGAAGGCTGGCGGTCGATGAACTTCTACATACCGGACAGTTATCTGCAACAGCTTGTTGAAAATTATCCACAGATTTATGATCAGAAATCAGAGCCAGAATCGCTTTTTGATCAGGTTAATGAGTTAAAAATCAATGACCTGATTAGCCAGTTGGCGCAACGAATGCTGGCTTACTTTACCGATGGGCAGGCACCGACTGAAGCGATGCTTGAACAATGTTTTCGGGAATTGTTTCTGGCTATTCAGGCCGAACCTGGTAATCAATCATTGGTCGGGTATCTCGGCAAACTTGCTAAACGTACTAGCCCGTCGTTGTACATGATTATGGAGACTAATTTTATGTACAATCTATCGCTCCATGAGTTTGCTCAATTGGCCCATCAAAGTTTGCCCACCTTCAAGCGTGAGTTCAAACGGATGTTCAATATACCGCCTGCTCAGTGGCTTCTGCAAAAACGGTTATCGCATGCCGGCATCTTGCTGAGAACCACGGAGAAAAGTATCAGTGATATTGTGCGGGAGAGTGGTTTCGAGAGTGGGTCGCACTTTAGTCGCGTGTTTAAGAATCAGTTCGGCGAATCACCCCTGCAATACCGTAAGCAATTGAGCTTTAGTTAG
- a CDS encoding FAD-binding oxidoreductase: METVAIPQLKGKLIDPQHPEYHVARKVYNGMIDKHPALIAQCDTVEDVVAMVNYARETSLLLAIKGGGHNGAGLGVCDDGLVIDLSGMKRIEVNAEKQTVWAEGGCLLKDLDAATHPYGLAVPTGINGTTGLAGLTLGGGLGYLTRHCGLTIDNLLEATVVLADGRVVKASASENEDLFWAIRGGGGNFGVITSFLFHAHPISTVVAGPILYELEDAKEIMQWYRSYIKDAPDEINGWFAFLTVPPGPPFPEHLHLKKMCGILWCYSGPTEDADKLLDPIRQMKTPALDLVGPMPVPVLQGLFDPLYPPGMQWYWKADYVNELSDEVIDIHCQHAAQLPTMLSTMHLYPINGAAARVRNQDTAWNYRDATWAMVIVGVDPDPANGALITSWAKNYWQDLHPYGAGGAYINFMMEEGEDRVKATYGDNYDRLVAVKAKYDPTNLFRVNQNIKPV; this comes from the coding sequence ATGGAAACAGTAGCTATTCCTCAATTGAAGGGGAAACTCATTGATCCGCAGCACCCGGAATACCATGTGGCGCGTAAGGTTTATAACGGGATGATTGATAAGCATCCAGCCCTGATTGCTCAATGTGATACGGTGGAAGATGTGGTGGCAATGGTTAACTATGCCAGAGAAACCAGCTTGTTGCTGGCAATCAAAGGAGGTGGGCACAATGGAGCGGGATTAGGCGTCTGCGATGATGGTCTGGTAATTGATTTGTCAGGCATGAAGCGGATTGAGGTTAATGCCGAGAAACAGACCGTTTGGGCTGAAGGAGGCTGTTTATTGAAAGATTTAGATGCCGCAACACATCCCTATGGCTTAGCTGTACCAACGGGTATTAACGGAACAACGGGCCTGGCTGGTCTTACGCTCGGTGGTGGTCTTGGTTATCTGACCCGGCATTGCGGGTTGACCATTGACAATCTGCTGGAGGCTACTGTCGTGCTGGCCGACGGCCGGGTCGTAAAGGCATCGGCCAGTGAAAACGAGGATTTATTCTGGGCTATTCGGGGCGGTGGCGGCAATTTTGGGGTTATTACCTCTTTTCTGTTTCATGCCCATCCGATCAGCACGGTCGTTGCCGGGCCAATACTCTACGAACTGGAAGATGCTAAAGAGATCATGCAGTGGTATCGTTCCTACATTAAAGATGCTCCTGATGAGATCAATGGCTGGTTTGCATTCCTGACCGTACCCCCCGGCCCGCCATTTCCAGAACATCTTCATCTGAAAAAAATGTGTGGTATTCTGTGGTGTTATAGTGGCCCCACTGAAGACGCTGATAAACTACTGGACCCAATTCGTCAAATGAAAACCCCGGCACTCGATCTGGTCGGACCAATGCCGGTACCCGTATTACAGGGCCTATTCGATCCGCTTTATCCGCCGGGAATGCAATGGTACTGGAAGGCTGATTATGTCAATGAGCTGAGCGACGAGGTAATCGATATTCATTGTCAACATGCTGCCCAACTCCCAACCATGCTTTCGACCATGCATTTATACCCCATCAATGGTGCGGCTGCACGGGTACGCAATCAGGATACTGCCTGGAATTATCGGGACGCTACCTGGGCAATGGTTATCGTCGGTGTTGATCCTGACCCGGCTAACGGTGCACTGATCACCAGTTGGGCCAAAAATTACTGGCAGGATTTACACCCATACGGTGCCGGAGGTGCTTACATCAATTTTATGATGGAAGAAGGTGAAGACCGTGTAAAGGCCACATACGGCGATAACTACGATCGATTGGTGGCAGTAAAGGCTAAATACGACCCGACTAATCTGTTTCGGGTGAATCAGAACATTAAGCCCGTATAA
- a CDS encoding sulfite exporter TauE/SafE family protein codes for MQELGFFCSVLIGFCLGLMGGGGSMLTIPVLVYLLGIDPILSTAYSLFVVGTTALIGTVNYIHEQIHYRIALLFSIPSSGVVFVIRRYVIPTIPDPIFVHESFRLSKALAFLLFFAFIMLVASFSMIKGERSQENNGAVLPQYRDSLTILTGILAGSLTGLAGIGGGFLIIPALVILMRLPMKKAVGTSLLIIAVNSFTGFLSDTTMERFNWPFLLVFTSLAVLGILVGSYVSRFVSGLRTRMLFGWSVLGLSVYIIGKEALIPMVKTVQWLCHIH; via the coding sequence ATGCAGGAACTTGGCTTCTTTTGTTCGGTGCTCATAGGTTTTTGCCTGGGCCTTATGGGAGGAGGAGGAAGTATGTTAACCATACCCGTGCTAGTGTATTTATTGGGCATTGATCCTATACTTTCAACGGCTTATTCGCTGTTTGTAGTAGGCACAACCGCGCTTATTGGAACGGTTAATTACATCCACGAACAAATTCACTACCGGATTGCCCTGCTGTTTTCGATTCCATCATCCGGCGTCGTATTTGTGATCCGTCGATACGTTATTCCGACTATTCCTGACCCAATTTTTGTCCACGAATCATTTCGACTGAGTAAAGCACTCGCCTTTCTTCTTTTTTTTGCCTTTATCATGCTGGTCGCTTCTTTTTCGATGATCAAAGGAGAAAGAAGCCAGGAGAATAACGGAGCAGTCCTACCCCAATATCGCGACTCATTAACGATCCTGACCGGTATATTGGCAGGTAGTTTGACTGGGCTGGCAGGTATTGGCGGTGGCTTTTTGATTATACCAGCTTTAGTAATACTGATGCGGTTGCCAATGAAAAAAGCAGTTGGTACGTCATTGTTAATTATAGCTGTCAATTCATTTACCGGTTTCCTGAGCGACACGACAATGGAGCGGTTTAACTGGCCATTTCTGTTGGTTTTTACCAGCTTGGCCGTGCTGGGCATTCTGGTAGGTTCGTATGTATCGAGGTTTGTTTCGGGTCTTAGAACCCGAATGCTTTTTGGATGGTCTGTACTAGGCTTAAGCGTTTATATTATTGGCAAAGAAGCACTAATTCCTATGGTTAAAACGGTGCAGTGGCTATGTCACATCCACTAA
- a CDS encoding T9SS type A sorting domain-containing protein — protein sequence MKTFIKPLLLTLSLGILTSLTSFSEAKPIGRPTSAVAYKAGVYTTVNGKLNIALDKETGGTVDIRLKNSQGVVLYSQHLNKNESQYRTRLNLSDLPDGVYQVEITNGVETTTHNITLSTQQPSAPSRVVALN from the coding sequence ATGAAAACGTTCATCAAACCTCTGCTTCTTACTCTTTCACTGGGTATTCTTACATCATTGACTTCTTTTTCTGAAGCGAAACCAATCGGTCGTCCAACCAGCGCAGTAGCCTACAAAGCGGGCGTTTACACAACCGTTAACGGCAAATTGAACATTGCTCTTGACAAAGAAACCGGCGGCACCGTCGACATTCGCCTGAAAAATTCTCAGGGTGTAGTTTTATACAGTCAGCACCTGAATAAAAACGAAAGTCAGTACCGCACTCGCCTGAATCTGAGCGACCTTCCAGATGGCGTATATCAGGTAGAAATCACGAACGGCGTTGAAACGACAACGCACAACATCACACTCTCGACTCAACAGCCTAGCGCACCAAGCCGAGTAGTTGCCTTAAACTAA
- the pgeF gene encoding peptidoglycan editing factor PgeF, translating into MSLYRIPAILSDFNRLIAAESTRHGGVSPAPFSSLNLGINTSDEPGNVIENRRRFFSALGVEESESHFASSHQVHGTAILYATEGGRFDGYDALITDKPGLFVGVTVADCVPILIYDKANQAVAAIHAGWRGTAGEIVTKTLATMQQQFGTVADQCYAYIGTCIDENSFEVGPEVAEQFAMAFKQKDSSTLKDCINLKAANRQQLVDYGVPPAQIGISTFSTVLNNDDYFSYRAEQGQTGRMLVVIGIQP; encoded by the coding sequence ATGTCTCTCTATCGCATTCCTGCTATATTATCTGACTTTAACCGGTTAATCGCAGCCGAAAGTACCCGACATGGAGGAGTCAGTCCTGCTCCGTTTTCGTCGCTCAATCTGGGCATAAACACATCCGATGAGCCAGGTAATGTGATTGAAAATCGCCGTCGTTTCTTCAGTGCCCTGGGTGTAGAGGAATCAGAAAGCCACTTTGCATCGTCGCATCAGGTTCACGGAACGGCTATTCTATATGCTACGGAAGGTGGCCGTTTTGACGGCTATGATGCACTCATCACCGATAAACCAGGTTTATTTGTTGGCGTCACTGTTGCCGATTGTGTTCCAATCTTAATTTATGACAAAGCGAACCAGGCCGTAGCTGCCATTCATGCAGGATGGCGCGGAACAGCAGGCGAAATTGTTACCAAAACATTGGCGACGATGCAGCAGCAGTTCGGAACAGTCGCTGATCAATGCTATGCCTATATCGGGACCTGTATCGACGAAAATTCATTTGAGGTTGGGCCTGAAGTAGCCGAACAGTTTGCGATGGCCTTTAAGCAGAAAGATTCCAGTACCTTAAAAGATTGTATCAATCTGAAAGCTGCTAACAGACAGCAGCTCGTTGATTATGGGGTTCCACCGGCCCAAATCGGCATATCGACTTTTTCGACTGTGTTAAATAACGATGATTATTTTTCCTATCGCGCAGAGCAAGGCCAAACCGGACGAATGTTGGTTGTAATTGGTATTCAGCCTTAA
- a CDS encoding GlsB/YeaQ/YmgE family stress response membrane protein translates to MGILVSILVGAVAGWLADLVFKRFSFSLVIEILLGIAGGFVGGWIFGRAGGVVDQILTSFVGAVIILGIAALIKGSRRTV, encoded by the coding sequence ATGGGAATCCTAGTTTCAATATTAGTAGGTGCGGTTGCCGGATGGCTCGCCGATCTTGTATTTAAGCGCTTTTCGTTTTCGCTCGTCATTGAAATTCTGCTGGGTATTGCCGGTGGTTTTGTAGGCGGCTGGATATTTGGTAGAGCTGGTGGTGTAGTAGATCAGATTCTAACCTCATTTGTTGGTGCCGTCATCATTCTGGGTATTGCCGCTCTGATTAAAGGCTCACGCCGAACCGTGTAA
- a CDS encoding acyl-CoA dehydrogenase family protein has product MTNEIVENQELIAQSVRDLSERLIRPNVRQWDEEQHFPASLFKQLGDHGLMGMLVPTAYGGTGLGYREYVTAIVELSRVDGAVGLSMAAHNSLCTNHILLFGNENQKQTYLPRLATAEWIGAWGLTEPNTGSDAGNMRTTASRQGDGWILNGAKNFITHGKSGNVAVVIARTGEPNKPHNATAFVVERGTPGFSGGRKEDKMGMRASETAEMLFQDCYIPDSQRLGAIGDGFIQSLKVLDGGRISIAALSLGIAYGAYDAALAYAKEREQFGQPIANFQGISFKLADMATDIEAAKLLTYQAADLKDAGKPVTKESAMAKLFASETAVRVANEAVQIFGGYGYTKDFPAEKFYRDAKLCTIGEGTSEIQKVVISRQILK; this is encoded by the coding sequence ATGACCAACGAAATTGTAGAAAATCAAGAATTAATAGCCCAATCGGTTCGGGATTTGAGTGAACGCTTGATTCGCCCAAACGTGCGCCAATGGGATGAAGAGCAACATTTTCCTGCCAGCTTATTTAAACAGTTGGGTGATCATGGCCTCATGGGAATGCTGGTACCCACAGCCTATGGCGGAACAGGTTTAGGGTACCGCGAATATGTAACAGCTATTGTGGAGCTTTCCCGCGTGGATGGTGCCGTAGGGCTGTCAATGGCTGCCCACAATTCGTTGTGCACAAACCATATTTTATTATTCGGCAACGAAAATCAGAAACAAACATACCTTCCCCGGTTAGCAACTGCAGAGTGGATCGGCGCGTGGGGTCTGACTGAGCCCAATACTGGTTCTGATGCAGGTAATATGCGCACAACGGCTAGTCGTCAGGGCGACGGCTGGATTTTGAATGGAGCCAAGAATTTTATAACGCATGGCAAAAGTGGAAACGTTGCGGTAGTGATCGCCCGAACGGGTGAACCAAACAAACCACACAATGCTACTGCGTTCGTCGTTGAACGGGGTACACCCGGTTTTTCGGGTGGCCGAAAAGAAGATAAAATGGGGATGCGTGCTTCAGAAACGGCCGAAATGCTGTTTCAGGACTGTTACATTCCCGACAGCCAACGGCTAGGTGCAATAGGAGACGGCTTTATCCAGTCATTAAAGGTTCTGGATGGTGGTCGTATTTCAATTGCTGCATTAAGTTTGGGAATAGCTTATGGTGCCTACGATGCTGCTTTAGCCTATGCCAAAGAGCGGGAACAATTCGGGCAGCCCATTGCGAATTTTCAAGGGATCAGCTTTAAACTGGCCGATATGGCCACCGATATTGAAGCGGCAAAATTATTGACCTACCAGGCAGCCGATTTGAAAGATGCCGGCAAACCCGTAACGAAAGAATCGGCGATGGCTAAACTGTTTGCTTCAGAAACCGCCGTTCGGGTGGCTAATGAAGCGGTTCAAATTTTTGGTGGTTATGGCTATACAAAGGATTTTCCGGCGGAGAAGTTTTACCGGGATGCCAAGCTTTGTACGATTGGAGAAGGAACGAGCGAAATCCAGAAAGTGGTCATTTCGCGACAAATACTCAAATAA
- a CDS encoding UDP-glucose dehydrogenase family protein: MKLAVVGTGYVGLVTGTCFAETGNQVTCVDIDVRKVEKLNNGIMPIYEPGLDVLFHRNVEQGRLSFTTNLEEGIKGAEVIFLALPTPPGEDGSADLKYILKVASDLGPILSQYAVIVDKSTVPVGTAEKVHAHIADNAKVDFDVVSNPEFLREGVAVEDFMKPDRVVIGTKSERAKGVMNRLYAPLVRQGNPIIFMDERSAEMTKYAANAFLATKITFMNEIANLCERAGANVDDIRRGIGTDSRIGKRFLFAGIGYGGSCFPKDVQALAKTAQDFDYDFRVLKSVMEVNYTQKTKLMPLILDYFGGDLTGKTIAVWGLAFKPYTDDIREAPALDNIKALIEAGAKVTVYDPEAMENVRNQIGNAVSYAHTQYAALDDADALMIITEWPLFRTPDFDKMNLLLKNKVIFDGRNVYELDQMRELNYTYISVGREAVLAPVEQKA, encoded by the coding sequence ATGAAACTGGCAGTTGTAGGAACTGGATATGTAGGCCTTGTCACGGGGACGTGTTTCGCTGAGACCGGCAACCAGGTAACATGCGTTGATATCGACGTACGCAAAGTAGAAAAGCTTAATAATGGCATTATGCCGATTTATGAGCCTGGCCTGGATGTACTCTTCCATCGAAATGTAGAACAGGGCCGTTTGTCGTTCACGACGAACCTGGAAGAAGGAATTAAAGGGGCTGAAGTAATCTTTTTGGCGCTGCCGACTCCTCCGGGTGAAGATGGCTCTGCTGACCTGAAATATATTTTGAAGGTAGCCAGTGATCTGGGTCCTATTCTAAGCCAATACGCGGTTATTGTCGATAAGAGCACAGTTCCAGTCGGTACTGCTGAAAAAGTGCACGCTCACATTGCCGATAATGCGAAGGTAGATTTCGATGTAGTGTCTAACCCTGAGTTTTTGCGCGAAGGTGTAGCCGTTGAAGATTTCATGAAACCTGACCGGGTTGTGATCGGTACAAAATCAGAGCGGGCGAAAGGCGTCATGAATCGACTCTACGCGCCCCTGGTACGTCAGGGGAACCCCATTATTTTCATGGACGAGCGTTCGGCTGAAATGACTAAATATGCAGCCAATGCGTTTCTTGCTACGAAAATCACGTTCATGAACGAGATTGCCAATCTCTGTGAACGGGCTGGCGCTAATGTAGATGACATTCGTCGCGGTATTGGTACCGATAGCCGGATTGGGAAGCGATTCCTGTTTGCCGGTATTGGATATGGTGGAAGCTGTTTCCCCAAAGATGTACAGGCACTGGCGAAAACAGCGCAGGATTTCGATTATGATTTCAGAGTATTGAAATCAGTAATGGAGGTTAACTATACACAGAAAACGAAACTGATGCCCCTGATTTTAGACTACTTCGGTGGAGATCTGACGGGTAAAACCATTGCTGTCTGGGGACTTGCTTTTAAACCTTATACCGATGATATCCGCGAAGCGCCCGCATTGGATAACATCAAAGCCCTGATCGAAGCAGGTGCTAAAGTAACGGTATATGACCCCGAAGCGATGGAAAATGTGCGGAATCAGATTGGTAATGCCGTTTCGTACGCACATACACAATATGCCGCATTAGACGATGCCGACGCACTTATGATTATTACTGAATGGCCGCTGTTCCGTACGCCAGATTTCGATAAGATGAATCTGCTGTTGAAGAACAAGGTTATCTTTGACGGTCGAAACGTGTATGAACTCGATCAAATGCGCGAGTTGAACTATACATACATTAGCGTTGGCCGGGAAGCCGTTCTGGCCCCAGTCGAACAAAAAGCGTAG